A genomic window from Candidatus Neomarinimicrobiota bacterium includes:
- a CDS encoding T9SS type A sorting domain-containing protein → MVKVRYLVFLLILFPICTLGDWSVNEVKHLGPISGNTVVPRQITLDTSRNYLFSLSRLNSQVSVIDLDINSVIQTIPFPGFDGLYNPYSSLFYSYFDQVLYIKGTEKIYLVNGIDLALQDSIQLDAGSYSHDGMLYDEINQTLVIARRNRDTASYSFLRYSLETHSMINTIIFPYPDIQRWLKNTFKYGLHDPSTAEYYIYDSIFSDTQKKIYVYNILTNTITDTLYPPQETQHIFYLPELDIFVFSEIEEMGQPGYLRYFDVETKQIVGSTYIQDPTWRNPFWVYYDSYANDIYVSFERQMIQISMDTYEIVQLLRAPGALRIDASNRKIYARDATLSGLHPGTIHSIDLNTFEYTKPIVLGAVPSDMLIIEKTNKLLLSEQSQGRIMQLDGNSVNIEKELKVGFSPRMMALDTTTNYLYVANWEEEVSDEGWFNGWGITVVDLNTWTQIHKIIFEYPKLVHPMDLKVNYNTRELWVVNRSNTNPITIIDLDTWEYVYNVDTGGYPGFIEINQESNIAYQTGHKTYAIRGDDYSIIKEISTFDALNIGINYQTNKMYLNGVCDGLHIVDLNTFTVFKELKLGFWGNCSYQKQKNIYVDEEHNLVFVTKHYGSDKLFVIDGETDEVTEEVPVGYGAWNVQLNPRTMNLYVLNELDGTISVLTNPDYPGYNAPSPPMETEIVPGDNQLSLQWTVVEEATNGYNLYRSRTQGGQYVKINSSAIQDTFYTDLNLTNNEQYYYRVASVGKYYIEGEKSIPQSAIPIELPDFTFRTPANQKTLMVGDTVTYPFDILPESQFVSDITFTVINAPEGISVLCDPNPLKREQTMEMKVWATNTIEPATYEFEVWAQGGGQTHVVALSVVILDEGNITINTDPVNPYVNEALVVFGEINPRFSDHATLHLWNPNGTHHENDVPIDFSGNYLYEFQPAEQGQWKVMTQIAGTTSDTLDVLVTKAPTQVNCTVGVLDSVAGGWQATIKGRIFPPPGITSGAVSIAFQDNSLDSLQVVVNEEGYFGYSYVFPEKGKWSITASWPGNEAFIGAESTPTIVPVGYDVGRAIVIRGSSPEASGERIAAYDSLTQFAYRVLRQRRFTDDLIYLIHPDESFDVDNDGVNADVDTTPSVSAIEHAITEWANPALNDSIGLTLYLLGDVISGRFQLSETEEMTATQLGEWLRTITTRDSTIYMTVIVESSNAWGLYPETLPNTITFISATDTTNNSLGDAGDLSFSRFFWNGIFEGQSIGSAFLTTHDIIIDMPEVFQTQFPQLEHSGNGIPNEETDFTSSQQLFIGGTESLGSFAPSVLGSGVSEGEGGLTKYTSADNRFLTKLSRANDYGIRLWSRFEDETTENLTGKVLLINPTGEHTVHVLEFNAQSGRHEYFQSHFTATGKYTGYLYARDEWGRISTPLRRTFFLADTHLTDINPNRNIPSRFTLRQNYPNPFNGKTTIQYELPEASQVSISIYNIRGQRIYTIHHELQQPGYYTFNWNGTNHRGVKVSSGAYFYRLETGDFVDVKKMVYMK, encoded by the coding sequence ATGGTAAAAGTCCGTTATCTCGTATTCCTTCTAATATTGTTTCCTATCTGTACATTAGGGGATTGGTCCGTAAATGAGGTTAAACACCTTGGCCCAATTTCCGGAAATACTGTTGTGCCGAGACAAATTACGTTAGACACGTCCAGGAATTACCTGTTTTCTTTGAGCCGTTTAAACAGCCAAGTATCTGTTATTGATTTAGATATCAATAGCGTTATTCAGACAATTCCCTTCCCCGGATTTGATGGGCTGTATAACCCCTATAGCTCACTATTTTATTCGTATTTTGACCAGGTATTATATATCAAAGGAACGGAAAAAATTTATCTGGTTAATGGGATTGATCTTGCTTTACAAGATTCTATTCAATTAGATGCAGGAAGTTATAGCCACGATGGAATGCTATATGATGAAATTAATCAAACATTGGTAATAGCCCGGAGAAATCGAGATACCGCTTCGTATTCCTTCTTGCGGTATTCATTAGAAACGCACAGCATGATCAATACAATTATATTCCCCTATCCGGATATTCAAAGGTGGCTCAAAAATACATTTAAATATGGACTCCATGATCCGTCCACGGCAGAATACTATATTTATGATTCAATATTTAGTGATACGCAAAAAAAGATTTACGTGTATAATATTTTGACTAATACGATTACAGATACGTTGTATCCTCCGCAGGAAACCCAGCATATCTTCTATCTCCCTGAGTTGGATATTTTCGTATTTTCAGAGATTGAAGAAATGGGGCAACCTGGGTACCTCCGATATTTTGATGTGGAAACCAAACAGATAGTCGGGTCAACATATATTCAGGATCCTACTTGGAGGAATCCTTTTTGGGTTTATTATGATTCATATGCGAACGATATATATGTGTCATTTGAACGCCAGATGATTCAAATATCCATGGACACCTATGAAATTGTACAATTGTTACGGGCCCCCGGGGCGTTAAGAATTGATGCATCAAACAGAAAGATATATGCAAGAGATGCAACGTTATCAGGGCTGCATCCCGGGACCATTCACTCGATTGATTTAAATACATTTGAATATACCAAACCAATTGTACTCGGTGCAGTCCCTTCTGATATGCTCATAATTGAAAAGACGAATAAGCTGTTATTGAGTGAACAGTCTCAAGGGCGGATTATGCAACTCGACGGCAATTCAGTAAATATTGAGAAGGAACTCAAGGTTGGGTTTTCTCCTCGGATGATGGCCCTTGATACCACCACGAACTATTTATATGTGGCAAATTGGGAAGAGGAAGTTAGTGATGAAGGATGGTTTAATGGTTGGGGGATTACAGTGGTTGACCTGAATACCTGGACTCAAATCCATAAAATCATTTTTGAATATCCAAAATTGGTTCATCCCATGGATTTAAAAGTAAATTATAATACCCGGGAATTATGGGTTGTGAATCGAAGTAATACTAATCCTATTACCATAATAGACTTGGATACCTGGGAATACGTTTACAATGTTGACACCGGAGGTTATCCGGGCTTTATAGAAATTAACCAAGAAAGCAATATTGCCTATCAAACTGGACACAAAACGTATGCAATTCGAGGGGATGATTATAGTATTATTAAAGAGATATCTACCTTTGATGCACTTAATATTGGAATAAATTATCAGACAAATAAGATGTATTTAAATGGGGTGTGTGACGGATTACATATTGTTGATTTAAATACATTTACTGTCTTTAAAGAGCTTAAACTGGGCTTTTGGGGAAATTGTAGTTACCAGAAACAGAAGAACATATATGTTGATGAAGAACATAATTTAGTCTTTGTTACAAAACATTACGGTTCAGATAAACTTTTTGTTATCGACGGAGAAACCGATGAAGTTACGGAAGAAGTTCCTGTGGGATATGGAGCCTGGAATGTACAATTAAACCCCAGAACTATGAACCTCTATGTCCTCAATGAGCTGGATGGTACCATTAGTGTGTTAACCAACCCTGACTATCCCGGGTACAACGCTCCCTCTCCCCCTATGGAAACTGAAATAGTCCCTGGCGATAACCAACTCTCTTTGCAATGGACGGTCGTTGAAGAAGCCACGAATGGATATAACCTGTATCGTTCTCGTACTCAGGGGGGACAGTATGTAAAAATAAATTCCTCCGCTATTCAGGATACCTTCTATACGGACCTTAATCTGACGAATAATGAGCAATATTATTACCGTGTTGCCAGTGTAGGGAAGTATTATATTGAAGGAGAAAAATCGATACCACAATCGGCTATTCCGATTGAATTACCTGATTTCACATTCCGAACCCCGGCGAATCAAAAAACGCTCATGGTCGGAGATACAGTCACCTATCCTTTCGATATTTTGCCGGAATCTCAGTTTGTTTCGGACATAACATTCACTGTAATAAATGCACCAGAGGGGATATCAGTTCTTTGCGATCCGAATCCTTTAAAGAGAGAACAGACGATGGAAATGAAGGTTTGGGCCACCAATACCATTGAGCCAGCCACATATGAATTTGAAGTGTGGGCCCAGGGTGGGGGACAAACTCATGTAGTAGCACTCTCGGTAGTCATTTTGGACGAGGGCAATATTACTATCAATACTGATCCAGTGAATCCTTATGTGAATGAAGCACTGGTCGTATTCGGTGAGATAAATCCCCGATTTAGTGATCATGCAACGCTCCATCTGTGGAATCCTAATGGAACTCATCACGAAAATGATGTGCCTATCGATTTTTCTGGAAATTACCTTTACGAATTTCAACCGGCTGAACAAGGGCAATGGAAGGTGATGACACAAATTGCGGGCACAACGAGTGATACGTTGGATGTTTTGGTCACAAAGGCTCCGACCCAAGTGAATTGCACCGTTGGTGTACTTGATTCTGTTGCTGGAGGGTGGCAGGCGACAATCAAAGGCCGCATCTTTCCCCCGCCCGGGATCACGTCTGGGGCGGTATCCATTGCCTTTCAAGATAACTCCCTGGATTCCTTGCAAGTTGTGGTAAATGAAGAAGGATATTTTGGATATAGTTATGTATTCCCCGAAAAAGGAAAGTGGTCAATCACAGCATCTTGGCCAGGAAATGAAGCCTTTATAGGAGCAGAAAGTACACCAACAATTGTTCCCGTTGGGTATGACGTTGGACGAGCGATAGTGATACGAGGGAGTAGTCCAGAAGCCAGTGGTGAACGTATTGCTGCGTATGATTCATTAACACAATTTGCTTATCGTGTTTTACGTCAACGGAGATTTACGGATGATCTGATCTATCTCATCCATCCGGACGAATCGTTTGATGTGGATAACGATGGAGTAAATGCCGACGTCGACACAACCCCCTCAGTGTCAGCAATTGAGCACGCAATCACCGAATGGGCGAACCCCGCCTTGAATGATAGTATCGGATTGACACTCTATCTCCTTGGAGACGTAATATCGGGTAGATTTCAACTTTCTGAGACGGAAGAAATGACGGCAACACAGTTAGGTGAATGGTTAAGAACAATCACAACCAGGGATAGCACTATTTATATGACAGTGATTGTGGAATCTTCAAACGCTTGGGGATTATACCCTGAAACATTACCGAATACTATCACATTTATTTCGGCAACTGATACAACGAATAATAGTCTAGGCGATGCAGGGGACTTGTCATTTAGTCGGTTCTTTTGGAATGGGATTTTTGAGGGGCAATCGATTGGTTCAGCGTTTTTAACAACCCATGATATCATCATCGATATGCCTGAGGTGTTTCAGACCCAATTTCCGCAATTAGAACACTCTGGCAATGGAATACCCAATGAAGAAACAGATTTTACTTCCTCCCAGCAACTCTTTATTGGTGGAACTGAATCTCTGGGAAGTTTTGCACCTTCAGTCCTTGGAAGTGGTGTATCAGAAGGGGAAGGGGGATTGACCAAGTATACGAGTGCTGATAATAGGTTCCTCACCAAATTATCACGGGCAAATGATTATGGTATCCGGTTATGGAGTAGATTTGAAGACGAAACGACTGAAAATTTGACTGGGAAGGTATTATTAATAAATCCGACTGGCGAGCACACTGTACATGTATTAGAGTTTAACGCTCAATCCGGCCGACATGAGTATTTTCAGTCTCATTTTACAGCAACAGGGAAATATACGGGATATCTGTATGCTAGAGATGAATGGGGGCGAATCTCCACTCCCCTCCGGCGAACATTTTTTCTTGCTGATACTCATTTAACAGATATTAACCCTAACCGAAATATTCCATCCCGGTTTACATTGCGTCAGAACTATCCCAATCCGTTCAACGGGAAAACCACAATCCAGTACGAATTGCCTGAAGCAAGTCAAGTCAGTATATCCATTTATAATATCAGAGGGCAAAGGATTTACACGATCCACCATGAATTACAACAACCGGGGTATTATACATTTAATTGGAATGGCACCAACCATAGAGGAGTGAAAGTCAGTTCAGGCGCCTATTTTTACAGGCTTGAAACCGGAGACTTTGTGGATGTGAAGAAGATGGTGTATATGAAGTAA
- a CDS encoding T9SS type A sorting domain-containing protein, whose translation MFTRSKTTIILLLSLCWSFAVTAQLAQELTPIDVDQYRQTNVLPDLPPRSVTGHPAFSESTIQDNNTTLIGRWANGPCNAVASRGDTVYLGNGAYLEIVDFTAQNNPVRLGKVLLPNIPINIIVIGDYAYVADGRGGLHIYDISNPIDLKLISAINSQGSTNGVVVNENIAYIADGSAGIRIIDVSNPSNPEELAKFDLDGSAEKVAIDGNRLYVAAGSAGLRIIDVSEFDKLYELGALNTDDSAVDIQVQDEIAYVADYKEGLKIIDVGDPTNPVELSDWSPWGNSEIYGITKQGDYLYVVGGSDGIRILNVSNPSNPSQVGITWGGAGVWQRIAIHDTIAYAAVGRAGLKVIDVSILNSPRISYTYETGDETNDIAIDNNYAYVSNGGGGLRILDISRLDSPVEVGRYKFSYARGVVAENGVVYVLDRLKGLCILDASDPSNPKELSVMDTEGSPYGITIKGDIAYIADHLTGLFIIDVSNPADPILINSYDPIGYPVSIEVRGQFAYVGTSGNGLRIIDITDPANPTETGYPDRAADLAIMSHFLFMADYSDGLRILDITNPTNPKEIGSFNTGGSARGVAIEDKYAYIADDNAGLRIIDVTRPDSLYEIGFFQTAGNASKVLVNKGIAFLADGTDGVYIIQNLLWTPPPPIEVLVGETTGYPRDTVTIPIHFVLPPDSTYNSIELVISEFQNGLNFIDIDTTNTITGEAGWAYVFNETDSLILNWSAGAEAISDSGVYARLQFEVIGEPDTFVPVTIKSAVFNTGEDTVVIRNGGIWIKKPILYGDVNADNQVTEADVRYLLEMLVGSHPITDIDSTVADVSNDGTFTSMDASLIMQYLSGEMEGLPYRPDESEFAATGQVSLASDTVVSESDFMLPVYLKNPENIYAFSGMIDYEPSQLTFQDSVNWTFDSNLGITAINQDKKSGSLVVAVAMEVPLGQASLLGNIRFYFHELTEDTATHVTIPQWQWNEDTIQTTVSMALIYPQPVGVMDETTIPDKYTLQQNYPNPFNPTTTLRYGLPQNAYVQFIIYDLAGRKVKMLVQEQQSAGWYQVQWNGTNDLGQSVSTGVYFYRLEVGDFVDVKKVVYMK comes from the coding sequence ATGTTTACCCGATCCAAAACCACCATTATTCTACTACTTTCCCTTTGCTGGAGTTTTGCTGTAACCGCCCAACTGGCGCAGGAATTAACACCTATTGATGTTGACCAATACCGCCAAACAAATGTTCTGCCTGACCTGCCACCACGTAGTGTTACAGGGCACCCAGCATTCTCCGAGAGTACAATTCAAGATAACAACACCACCCTGATCGGCCGGTGGGCGAATGGGCCATGTAATGCAGTTGCATCCCGAGGGGATACTGTCTATTTGGGGAACGGGGCGTATTTAGAGATAGTTGACTTTACCGCGCAGAATAATCCTGTCAGGTTGGGGAAGGTACTCCTACCAAACATCCCAATTAACATCATAGTGATTGGAGATTATGCGTACGTCGCAGATGGGAGAGGCGGGCTCCATATTTACGATATTTCTAATCCTATAGACCTAAAACTAATAAGTGCAATTAATTCTCAGGGCTCGACCAATGGGGTCGTCGTCAATGAAAATATCGCCTATATCGCTGACGGTTCTGCCGGTATCCGAATAATCGATGTATCCAATCCAAGCAATCCAGAAGAATTAGCTAAATTTGATTTAGATGGCAGTGCCGAAAAAGTTGCAATTGATGGAAATAGGCTTTATGTAGCAGCTGGTAGTGCCGGATTGCGTATAATCGATGTATCAGAGTTTGACAAATTATATGAGTTAGGAGCATTAAATACCGATGATTCAGCAGTGGATATCCAAGTTCAGGATGAAATTGCTTATGTGGCAGATTACAAAGAAGGACTCAAAATAATTGATGTGGGTGACCCCACGAATCCGGTTGAATTAAGTGATTGGAGTCCTTGGGGTAACAGTGAGATTTACGGTATCACTAAACAAGGGGACTATTTATATGTAGTTGGCGGAAGTGATGGAATACGCATTTTAAATGTTTCAAACCCTAGTAACCCATCACAAGTGGGCATTACTTGGGGAGGGGCCGGTGTTTGGCAGCGGATTGCAATCCATGATACAATCGCTTATGCCGCAGTTGGAAGAGCTGGCCTAAAAGTGATTGATGTTTCTATACTGAATAGCCCGAGAATCTCATATACCTATGAGACTGGTGATGAAACAAATGATATCGCCATTGATAATAATTATGCATATGTGTCCAATGGGGGAGGAGGCCTGCGTATTCTTGATATATCGCGCCTCGATTCACCAGTGGAAGTTGGCCGGTATAAATTCAGTTATGCTAGAGGAGTAGTAGCTGAAAATGGAGTCGTTTATGTATTGGATAGATTAAAAGGGCTCTGTATACTTGACGCTTCCGATCCGAGCAATCCCAAAGAGTTAAGTGTAATGGATACAGAAGGTTCTCCCTATGGTATCACCATCAAGGGTGACATAGCGTATATAGCTGATCACCTGACAGGGCTGTTCATAATAGATGTTTCCAATCCAGCCGATCCTATCCTCATAAATTCTTATGATCCTATTGGGTATCCTGTTAGCATTGAAGTAAGGGGGCAGTTTGCATATGTTGGGACGTCGGGTAATGGCCTCCGGATTATCGATATCACTGATCCCGCTAACCCCACTGAAACGGGCTATCCAGACAGAGCCGCTGATTTAGCAATAATGTCCCATTTTTTATTTATGGCTGATTATAGTGACGGGCTTCGCATTCTTGATATTACAAATCCAACAAATCCAAAAGAAATCGGTTCATTTAATACAGGAGGGTCTGCCCGAGGCGTGGCAATTGAAGACAAGTATGCCTATATAGCAGATGATAATGCCGGACTTCGTATTATTGATGTGACGAGACCAGATAGTCTATATGAAATAGGATTTTTCCAAACTGCTGGAAACGCCAGTAAAGTGTTAGTCAATAAAGGTATCGCTTTTCTTGCAGATGGCACTGATGGGGTATATATCATTCAGAATTTGTTATGGACACCCCCACCGCCAATAGAGGTCCTCGTAGGTGAAACTACGGGGTATCCCCGTGATACAGTTACAATTCCAATACATTTTGTATTACCACCTGACTCGACGTACAATTCTATCGAATTGGTGATATCCGAATTCCAAAACGGTTTGAACTTTATAGATATTGATACCACCAACACCATCACCGGGGAGGCTGGCTGGGCATACGTCTTTAACGAGACTGACAGCCTAATTCTAAATTGGTCGGCGGGCGCTGAAGCTATTAGCGATAGTGGGGTGTATGCACGACTCCAGTTTGAAGTTATTGGAGAACCAGACACTTTTGTCCCTGTCACCATCAAATCAGCGGTATTTAATACTGGCGAAGATACTGTTGTTATCAGAAATGGAGGAATATGGATTAAAAAACCCATCCTATATGGCGATGTGAATGCAGACAATCAAGTCACTGAAGCCGATGTTCGGTATCTGCTTGAGATGTTGGTAGGGAGTCATCCAATAACTGATATTGACTCCACGGTCGCAGATGTGAGTAACGATGGGACGTTTACCAGTATGGATGCATCGCTTATCATGCAATATCTCTCAGGGGAGATGGAGGGATTACCTTACAGGCCCGATGAGAGCGAATTTGCAGCGACTGGACAGGTATCCCTCGCCAGCGATACCGTGGTCTCTGAATCTGATTTCATGTTACCCGTGTACCTGAAGAATCCCGAAAATATCTACGCTTTTTCCGGTATGATCGACTATGAACCCAGCCAATTGACGTTTCAGGATTCTGTTAACTGGACTTTCGATTCTAATCTGGGAATTACTGCGATCAATCAGGATAAGAAGTCTGGTTCGCTCGTGGTCGCCGTAGCGATGGAAGTACCACTGGGACAGGCTTCTTTACTTGGCAATATACGTTTCTACTTTCATGAACTTACTGAAGATACGGCAACCCACGTAACCATTCCCCAATGGCAGTGGAATGAAGATACAATACAAACTACCGTGTCAATGGCATTAATCTATCCACAACCTGTTGGAGTGATGGATGAAACGACAATCCCAGACAAATATACCCTCCAACAAAACTATCCCAACCCATTTAATCCCACAACTACACTCAGATATGGATTACCTCAAAATGCTTATGTTCAATTTATCATATATGATCTCGCTGGAAGGAAAGTAAAGATGCTCGTTCAAGAACAGCAATCTGCTGGATGGTACCAAGTCCAATGGAACGGCACTAACGACTTAGGCCAATCTGTCAGTACCGGAGTCTACTTTTACCGTTTGGAGGTTGGGGACTTTGTGGATGTGAAGAAGGTGGTTTATATGAAGTAA
- a CDS encoding T9SS type A sorting domain-containing protein: MFTRIQIAIIRISILLFISWSFVVTAKLPEEVVDNKGERYTQAFINQGVDNQFEIIDIGSAQSIAQDSNTTLIGRWAGGPCMAVSNRGNTAYYGNGGYLEIVDFSDPINPINIGRVAMPSIIQGIKLVGNYAYIANGDFGVRVINISDPSNPFEESAYNTDGFASNISIDGNIAFLADGDVGMHIIDISDPANLKEVGFYDTDGFAYDIGVSGDYAYIADGDAGLCVLDISDYSNLFEVSHLNTNGETVGLSINDNLVFLADYDEGMQVIDKSDPMEIARVGLFSEKYIIDVEFKDGKVYAAALNGLCLIDVNEPSSPKEIGYYDTWGNPQAVAINGDSVFIADRSKGLWLFTTFNNSIRKINNVQTGWKARAVSVNDGFIYIAEESAGLWVIDEDVPEEPNEVSIFETDGSALSAAASDSFAYLACGSDEFRVINISDPVNISNSYYYRGSFPTKVRLEGKYAYVVDDGLQIFDISAPNRINRLGSFTTKSFESVCAKGNMAYGINKYADLTLINVSDPNNPIESGFLEIGGYATDIDYYRGFVYISNKSNGIRIIDVSEESNPVEVNLLDTKGSAESVRVLDGYAYVADGGAGLSIYEVIDPLNPVLVGYYETVGAALDISVKKNYNYIAKGYKGLSIIRNDGYTEPTKDPIKIWTKDCSAMTQDTIFIPVKIKIPEGIKITDVSMLVSSFNDGLKFVNIDTTSTLTGYANWNFESLLTDTLFTKWSTGTEAIGESGVFTKLVFKVTGKPGTFIPVTINSATFDSGEDSILISNGGVWVYTPGDVDNNQNIQAFDAALILKNLVGLTSFNHGDSAAADVTQDHSISAFDASVLLQYGVGLVDSLPYDTADQQLLANGNITLSDQSIAPGATISVPITVENGANLLGVEATFEYNPAQLEYTGVRWDKSFEWNLHEVRDNEGRISITAASIEANAASGEIAQLQFKVRADFSTDKSIVSLKRLRLNENPVQADVATATLSSTTGVTDESAIPDTYVLHQNHPNPFNPVTTIRYGLPKETHITLTIYDLMGHQVAMLVNAQQQAGWYTVQWDGLNRVGISVSTGVYIYRIEASDFQATQKMVYMK; the protein is encoded by the coding sequence ATGTTTACCCGAATCCAAATCGCTATTATCCGAATCAGTATATTGCTTTTCATATCCTGGAGTTTTGTTGTGACCGCCAAATTACCAGAGGAAGTGGTAGATAATAAGGGGGAAAGATATACTCAGGCATTTATCAATCAAGGGGTAGACAATCAATTTGAAATTATTGACATTGGTTCTGCCCAGAGTATTGCACAGGACAGTAATACCACATTGATTGGGCGTTGGGCCGGGGGACCATGTATGGCAGTATCCAATCGGGGAAATACTGCCTATTATGGGAATGGAGGTTATCTTGAGATAGTGGATTTTTCTGATCCTATTAATCCAATTAATATTGGACGTGTGGCCATGCCGTCAATAATCCAAGGTATAAAATTAGTTGGTAATTATGCTTATATTGCAAACGGTGATTTTGGTGTAAGAGTAATCAATATTTCCGATCCCTCAAACCCATTCGAGGAAAGTGCATACAATACTGATGGATTTGCATCAAACATATCTATCGATGGAAATATAGCATTTTTAGCTGATGGTGATGTCGGGATGCACATAATTGATATATCAGATCCTGCGAATTTAAAAGAAGTTGGATTCTATGACACAGATGGGTTTGCCTACGATATCGGTGTAAGTGGCGACTACGCATATATTGCCGATGGTGATGCAGGTTTGTGTGTACTTGACATAAGTGATTATTCTAATCTATTCGAAGTCAGTCATCTCAATACGAATGGTGAAACTGTTGGATTATCAATCAATGATAATTTGGTTTTCTTAGCTGACTATGATGAGGGTATGCAGGTTATAGATAAATCTGATCCAATGGAAATTGCTAGGGTTGGTCTATTTTCTGAAAAATATATAATTGATGTGGAATTTAAGGACGGGAAGGTGTATGCAGCCGCGCTCAATGGTTTATGTCTAATTGATGTTAATGAACCGAGCTCTCCTAAAGAAATAGGTTATTACGATACGTGGGGAAACCCACAGGCGGTAGCAATTAATGGAGACAGTGTTTTCATCGCGGATAGATCAAAAGGTTTATGGTTGTTTACAACATTCAATAATAGCATTAGGAAAATCAATAATGTGCAAACAGGATGGAAGGCAAGGGCTGTTTCTGTTAACGATGGATTTATTTATATAGCAGAAGAGTCCGCTGGATTATGGGTAATAGATGAGGATGTGCCAGAAGAGCCCAATGAGGTGAGTATCTTTGAAACTGATGGCTCAGCATTAAGTGCGGCCGCCAGTGATAGTTTTGCTTATTTGGCCTGCGGCTCGGATGAGTTTAGAGTTATAAACATAAGCGATCCAGTCAATATAAGTAATAGTTATTACTATAGGGGGAGTTTTCCTACAAAAGTAAGACTAGAGGGTAAATATGCCTACGTAGTAGATGACGGATTACAAATATTTGATATAAGTGCTCCAAACCGAATTAATCGGTTGGGTTCTTTTACAACAAAATCATTCGAAAGTGTTTGTGCCAAGGGGAATATGGCGTATGGGATAAATAAATATGCTGATTTAACACTAATCAATGTGAGTGATCCTAACAATCCAATAGAATCGGGCTTTCTTGAGATTGGTGGTTATGCAACTGATATAGATTATTATAGGGGATTTGTCTATATATCAAACAAATCAAATGGTATAAGAATTATTGATGTGAGCGAAGAGAGTAATCCGGTAGAAGTGAACCTTCTGGACACTAAAGGATCTGCTGAGAGTGTTAGGGTGCTTGATGGGTATGCATATGTGGCCGATGGTGGTGCCGGTTTAAGTATTTATGAGGTAATTGATCCTCTGAATCCGGTATTAGTTGGTTATTATGAAACAGTGGGTGCAGCTTTAGATATTTCAGTTAAAAAAAACTACAATTATATAGCAAAGGGATATAAGGGTTTATCAATTATTCGTAACGATGGATATACAGAACCAACTAAGGATCCGATAAAAATATGGACTAAAGATTGCAGCGCAATGACACAAGATACCATTTTTATTCCAGTAAAGATTAAAATCCCGGAAGGAATTAAAATCACAGATGTATCCATGTTGGTTTCAAGTTTTAACGATGGACTTAAATTTGTAAACATTGATACCACCTCTACATTAACTGGTTATGCAAACTGGAATTTTGAATCACTCTTAACAGACACATTATTTACTAAATGGAGCACTGGTACAGAAGCTATAGGGGAAAGTGGCGTTTTTACTAAACTGGTATTTAAAGTAACTGGCAAGCCAGGTACTTTTATACCGGTAACTATAAACTCAGCAACATTCGATAGCGGTGAAGATTCCATCTTGATTTCCAATGGCGGTGTTTGGGTCTATACCCCTGGTGACGTAGATAATAACCAGAATATTCAGGCTTTTGATGCCGCATTAATACTGAAAAACCTCGTCGGTCTAACTTCATTTAATCATGGTGACTCTGCTGCAGCGGATGTCACCCAAGATCATTCAATCTCAGCATTCGATGCCTCCGTCCTCCTTCAATACGGGGTCGGCCTGGTGGATTCGTTACCGTATGACACTGCTGACCAGCAGCTCCTGGCCAACGGGAATATTACGCTGAGCGACCAATCCATCGCACCGGGGGCGACCATCTCTGTTCCGATCACCGTGGAAAATGGCGCAAATCTGCTGGGGGTGGAGGCAACCTTCGAATACAATCCAGCTCAGCTGGAATACACCGGCGTCCGGTGGGATAAAAGTTTTGAATGGAATCTTCACGAGGTGCGAGATAATGAAGGGCGGATCTCAATTACCGCGGCTAGCATTGAAGCAAATGCGGCTTCAGGGGAAATCGCTCAGCTTCAATTCAAGGTCAGGGCGGATTTCTCAACAGATAAAAGTATTGTCTCTCTCAAACGTCTCCGGCTCAACGAAAACCCGGTACAGGCCGATGTGGCGACCGCGACGCTCTCCAGTACCACCGGCGTAACTGATGAGTCCGCAATCCCGGACACCTACGTCCTGCACCAGAATCATCCCAATCCCTTTAACCCGGTAACAACTATTCGTTACGGGTTGCCGAAAGAAACGCATATCACTCTTACAATCTATGATCTCATGGGCCATCAAGTGGCCATGTTAGTAAATGCCCAGCAACAAGCCGGGTGGTATACCGTGCAGTGGGATGGATTAAATCGGGTTGGTATATCAGTGAGCACAGGAGTGTATATTTATCGAATCGAGGCGTCGGATTTTCAGGCAACCCAAAAAATGGTATATATGAAATAA